From Rhodococcus sp. B7740:
GGCCCTACGCCGCGTGAGATCGTCCCACAAGAAGTAATACTCGTCGAACTTCATGACCCCGCCCGGCGTAGACAACCTGCGCACGGTCCCTTCTCTACCCGGCACCGGCGCTGAGTGCTCCTCGCGAAAACCGGGAAAAAACACAGATCCGTGCAGATCGGCGAACGCCTCCCACACTGCCTCGGCCGAAGCTCTCAAAGGCACTGAGACGTCGATGAGTCCAAGCCCGTCGGCCAAGAACTCCTCGTCCGCAGCTTTGCCGGGCCAACGCAGATCAGTCGTCATGTTCGCGCTCCTCGTGCGCTAGGTGAATTTCTCGAGATGAGTCCGTCTCTGGACGAACTCTGCGGTGGAACATGTGGACAAACAGCATCGGACCGCAGCTCAGACCGCGTACAACCGATCCGCAGAGAGTGGTCTGTCCCGAGACAGACAGGCGGTGCCCTTTACTTCGACCAGCATGCAGACCCATCAACTCAAAGTCAAGAATAATTTCCAGACAATGGACTCTCGAGCCCTCTTCGTCGTCACCGATCGACGGTTCCAGCCATGTCCGCGACCTACCATGTGGTGGTGCCCTCCACTCATCGCGAAGACCCTGCTCCCGCACAGGGCGCAGCACGTACACAACGTCGCCACCGTTCGGCTGGACAAGCTCGCCGAGAAGCACTGCTGCGAGCCGCCATCGATGTGATAGCCGCACACGGCGTCGCAGGCGTAACCCACCGCGCGGTCACAGAAGCCGCGGGCGTGCCACTGGCCACCGTCAGCTACTTCTTCGATTCCATCGACGACCTGACCACCGAAGCGATCCGAACTTTCACCGCACGTCGTGTCGAGGAACTCCACACCCGCGTCGAGCAGTCCGCCGACTCATCGGTACCCGGCGCACTCGTCAACCAGACAGTGGCCGACAATCGACTATCCGACCGAGCGCAGATCCTGGCAATGTTCGAGTCCTACCTCTACGCGGCTCGCGAGCCGTCCATGCGCGATCTCGTCACCGACATGCTCGGATCATTCGAGGCGCTCGCCGCCACCACGCTCCGAATAGCCGGAGCCCCATCGCCCGAGCCGATTGCACGCTCATTCGTAGCGCTGGTCGACGGATACTCATTGCATTCGATGGCATCCGATCGTCAACAAGTACAGACCGCCGAACTCAACGACGCACTCAGTGCAATGTTCCTCGGATACCTTCTGCAACAAGGGCATACCGAGCAAGCAATAAACATGGCCGCTGACCGACGCAAATAGCGCCCGCCAAGAGGCCGATCGTCGGTCAGGTCAGCCGCGACTGCGAACCAGCACGACTCATACGTGGTGATCGGGTTCCCATCCTCAGCGTTCTCGCAAGATAGTCACCGAGAGCACGAGCTTGCACAGTGTCGAGCACTCTGGCAGCTCGGCTTGCGCAGACTCCATCGCCAAGCTGCGCATCTTCTCCAGCATTTCGGTCGTTCGGGCTATCTCCCCTGAGTCAGGAAGCCATCCTGGACCATGTCGCTCGATCAGATGCTGGGTCACGGTGCCGACCATAGACTCGGCGATGCCGTTCACCTTCGATGACGTCTACTCGTGCAAACCGACGAGATGTTCGAGGGCGAAGCCGTACTGGCTCAGGTCGACGAAGACCTAGAGGAGGGTGGGGGCGAGAATCTCGCATTTGGTCACCGTCGATTCCGGAGTATGAGATTACAGTTCCGGCTTACTGACCACGGCAACCTCCAGCGCGCTTGTATATGCAATGGATACAAGCGGTGGTGTGGCATCACGATGACCTGTAAACCGCGCTGCGCGTAGATATCCAGTCGATACCGGATGCGCCGATACCGTCTCCAATACCTTTGAGCAACAATCGAATTCATGGACACGGCAGTGTCCCGCGGGCTCTGTGTGCCGCCTGCTGCAGTTCCGCACCCTCAGCCGGTAGACGCGCGTACGCTCACACGATGTCGGGTAACGAACACGATCAAGGGCCACGAGCAGGACCACCTGAAATTGCCGAGGCGGTCTCGGTCCTGCTGATCGCCGACCCCGGCAAACCCACTGCTCTCGCTCACAAGCTCGCAAAAAAGCTGCCGGAACGCCTGCGACACCGAGACCGCAACGAGCGCCGATGGACTGTGTCCGTGCGCAGCGAGCCGTACCTCTCCGATGAGCAGGCCGACTTCGCAGACGCCATCGACGCAGTCGAACCGTCTTCGGAGAACGACGATGTCGTCGTCTACCTCACTGATCTACCGCGGCGCGACGACACCGTGCCGGTGGTCGCCGACGTCAGCGCCGCACATCTGTTCGCGCTCGTCTCCATCGCCGCCGTCGGCGGGATTCGCATCGAGGACCGGGTGCGTGCCGTCGCCGAACTCGCGATCGCGTTCGTCCTCGGTGAACCGACACTCGCGCCGGCCGGTGCGCAGCGGCGATTTCCCTCCCAGCAGATCGACAGCGGTACGCGATATTTCGCTCCCCGGGGTCTGCGACGGCTGCGGTTGCTGTCGGGCATGGTGCGTGCGAACCGGCCGTGGCGGCTGGTCACCGGGCTGTCGAAGGTACTTGTCGGCGCATTCGCCACCGGTGCGTTCGCCTTGGCGACGAACACGATCTGGCAGTTCGCCGACACGATGGGTCCATGGCGCATGAGCGCAGCAACCTCGCTGTCGATCACGGCCATGGTTCTGTGGCTGGTCCTCGATCACCAGTTGTGGGAGCGGCCCACATCGCCGAACGAGCGCGAGCGATCCGTGCTGTACAACACCGCCACCGTCGTCACCCTGGTCATCGGTGTCCTCGTTCTCCACGTGGCCTTGTTCGGGTTGCTTCTGCTCACCGCGTCGATCGCGTTACCCCCTCCGCTGCTGTCCAGCACGCTCGGCCATGCGGTGAGCTTTTCCGACTACCTCACGCTCGCCTGGCTGCTGGCATCGATCGCCACCCTCGGCGGTGCACTCGGTTCAGGACTCGAGGACGACACCGCCGTCACCGACGCCGCCTACGGGATCCGGCAACGACAACGCATCGAGCAGACACAGAAACGCTCGACCAAGGCGCAATGACAGTCCATCGGCGACCTTGGCTGTACTGCAGGTAACGCCCGACGCGATACACAAGCATCACCTAGCCCGGGCCGCATTCACGCCGCGAACGGCACTACCGCACCGTCTTGCTGAGTTGACAGAACTGCCGCAAAATGCAATTCAAGTGGGCAACTTTCGAGAATGCTTCGTCAGGGCGTAGCTCTTGGGCACTTGGGCCGACATACATGCGAAACCTGTTTCGATACAACCGCTTCTATGACCGGCCCGAGATGTCGCAGGTGTCGACGAGGTCTGTCAGATCAAGTTGTGACAGCCTCGTGACATCGAGCCTCACGCGAAGACGACGATTGAACACATAAACCAGCCCTGAACTGCACGTATGCCAAAATTCGGTGCCGAATGAAGAAGGCTTCCGCGCGGATCTGAATCCGCTGCCTCCGTTGTCCACTCAGATCCATGGTCGGCCACTGAGGTCCACGGAACCACCCAAAAACCGCTGTCCCGGGCCAAGATTCTGGATCCATATGGACTCTGGTGCCCCCAGTCGGACTCGAACCGACACTGTGCGGATTTTAAGTCCCTGGAAGTGGATTCACCTGGACTACTTTGGACTCGATATTTGTTTATTTGCAACACTTTTCGTACATCACCGTCTTAACCGGTCCATGCACGACCGTACCGACTTGTGACACTCTCGTGACACCGAGCTACCTCCGGTGCTCCGGCACCGGACAGTCGTGATCAGCCGCGGACGACTATGGTTTCGGGTGGACGAGCGCGCCAGCCCGCATCGGCACTCTGTGCGGACTCGTGACAACGAGACTCATTCGTCGCAAGCCGACATCGCCCTGGAGTCGGTAGGCAAGTGCATCTATGTGACCCCACCGCACTTCGGCGTCGAGCAGGCAAGTTTCGTCACTGTCGTTGTACGACCGGGATTTCGCTGACCGGCTGACCGGCTGCCTGCTTGGTCCATCTTGGATTAACGGAGCCGGACGAGATGGCCGTCGCAGTGATACGCAGTGACGCCACCCAGCTCGAGGCCGGGAGTTCGCTGCCGCGATGATGCCGGCGATGCCGGCGATGCCGAAAAACTACCAAGATCGGCAACAGACACGAAAGCGTCCACGACATCGTGCGGAAACGACAGTAACCGCACCGTCAATGCATGTTGACGAAACAGCTATCTGGTGGCTCAGGCACTTATCCGTGGTGGAGTCATCATGTCAGCCGTGTCTGCCCGGGTGAGCGTTTCACAGAATTCTGCAGGCCCTAAGCCGACGCACCGATAGGTGGGTCGTCTTGCAGTGCGGATGGGCGCAGGATTACCCAATCCTCACCGCCATGACTGAGTCCTCATGGTGATCGGCGCGCCTTGACGAAGAGTCAGGACGAATGTAGTGCGTCGTCGCCCAACCAAGACTGAAGTACCAGAGCCTGTTCGATGTCGAACCTGTCCGCGCTGATGGGGCGGCCCAACATTTGCTCGGCGCTCTTGACCCGGTACTTGACGGTGTTGTAGTGCAAATGCAGAGCGAGCGCGGTGGCTTTGTGACTGGATCTGCAGTCGAAGTATGCGCGCAGTGTCTCTCGAAGTCGTTGTGCGGCTTCGGTGTTGTCGGCCAAACGCCCGAGGGTTGCCCTGATCCATTCGTGGGCACGAGCGATGTCGGAACCGACGATCGAGCTCATGGCCAGACCTGGGTCCCCGTAGTAGGTGATGGTCCGGCGGGCATCGTCGCCGAGTCGTGCAATCGACAGGGTGCGCTGCGCCTGCAGGTGTGAGCTTCTGAAACCCGCACTGCCGTATTGTGATGTCCCCAAGGCGACGCGGACATCGCCGAGGTCGACGGGCTCGAGGCCGTTGCGGACGGCGTCGATGGCCAGCCGGTCCGGTTTGTGGCCGAGCGGAATCCACACCCAGGCGCTCAGCCTGTCGGCGGCTACGAACAACGGATTCGGGCGACCTTCGACCGTCTCGCACATTTGCCTGGCCACGCGTTCCAGCTCCGGCAGAGCGTCCCGATCGGCATCCAGCTCCCTCATCCACACGATTGCTGCGCAATGGTGTTGTGCGAGTTCGTATCCGATCTGGCGGGTGAGGCGGCTCTCGTCCGACCGTTCACCGGTCGACAACAGCTCCCGTATTCGTGTTGCTCGGACGTTGTTCCGGTTGGCGAGCCACCGTTCGTGCTCGACCTGGTACGCGGTCACGACTCGTTCCGAGATCCAGTCGATGTACACGGAGCTGATCGAGAGTATTCGGTGCGACACCTGCAGTCCGACCACAGGATCGATCGAAGACGCCTGAATTCTGGCGAACACTCGATCCAACAGAGTTGTCTGCCCGAGCCGGTATGCACGCACCAGGGCAGTCACCGGGATGCCGTTCTGTGCGAGTCTGCGGGCGTACTCCATCGCAGCGGAGGGTGCGTGGAGGTGGTCTGCGGTGATGCCGTGTTGCAGAACGTGAAAGACGGTGTCGACGTTGCCCTCGATGCTTGCACCGAGCAGTTCGGCCAACTGGCTGCCGGTGCCCAGCTCTGCTATTTCCCGCTCCAGGACTTGACGGATGTTTCGTGACTCCTCGACAAGGTGCGCACTCATCTCGGCGATGACGGTCGCGACAACAGCATCGACGGACGTGGTGGTACCGGCATCATGGAATGGCAAGCGCACGATATCGACGATATACGGCCCTCCAGCCCTGGTTCGGCCGCTCTTTCTGATTCATCGTTTGTCTTCGCGAGACAACCCGGGCATCAAAGTTCATCACCGCAGGATATGGCCTGGGTCACAATGCGGTCCTAGCGTGGGTCGAACGTTCATCGCGACACAAAGGACTTCACATGCACCTTCCCGACCTGCCTGATCTTCGTGACGGAGCGGCCCCGAGCGCGCCTGCGCTCGCCGACGACAGAGTCGCCCTGACCAATGCGGAGTTCCGGGACGCTGTGCGCACCGCTGCGTCGGTGCTGTCGGGTCACGGCATCTCGCGCGGAGACGTCGTTGCGATCATGCTGCCGAACCAGGTCGAGTTCGTCGTCGCCCTGTTCGCTGCGTGGCGTCTGGGCGCAGCGGCAACACCGGTGAATCCGTCGTTGACCGCGCGGGAAATCGGATTTCAGCTCGACGATTGCGCAGCAGCTCTGGTCGTCACCGCTCCGGAACTGGCGTCCAAGACGCCCGACGATATCGCGCGGTTGACCGAACTGACAGAACAACCGGACGCGGCTCGGCACACCGACGACCCGGTCCAGACCACCCCAGGCGATCTCGCCCTGCTGATCTACACCAGTGGTACGACGGGAAAGCCCAAGGGAGTCATGCTCGACCACGCCAACCTCAGTGCCATGACGGCCATGTCCATCGAGGCTTTCACCCTCGACGCCGAGGTGCACAGCCTGCTGATCCTCCCGCTGTTCCACGTCAACGGCATTGTCGTCAGCATCCTTTCGCCCCTCGCCGCCGGAGGACGTGCAACGATCGCCGGCCGGTTCGACCCATCGAGTTTCTTCGACCGTGTCGAAGCTGCCCGGCCGACGTTCTTCTCGGGTGTGCCGGCCATCTTCGCAGTGCTCACGCACCTCCCGGAGACGGTCACGCCCGATACCAGCTCTCTGCGGTACGCCGTCTGCGGAGCGGCACCGGCGAGCCCGGCGCTGCTGGCTGCCTTCGAGGCCAGGTTCGGCGTACCGGTGGTCGAAGGCTACGGACTGTCCGAGGGCACTTGCGCCTCCACGGTCAACCCGCTCAACGGCACCCGCAAGCCGGGCACCGTCGGCCTCCCTCTACCCGGCCAGCGCATTCGTGTCGTCGATGAGAACGGTGCCACCATCGACGACGGCCGACCCGGAGAGGTTCTCGTGAAGGGAGCCAACGTGATGCGCGGCTACCTCGGACGACCCGACGAGACGGCGGCGACCGTTCAGGACGGCTGGTTGCGTACCGGCGACATCGGCCGAATCGACGAGGACGGATACCTGACGCTGGTCGACCGCGCCAAAGACATGATCATCCGTAACGGCGAGAACATCTACCCCAAAGAAATCGAGAACATCGTCTACCAACTGGCGGGCGTCTACGAAGCAGCGGTGGTCGGGCAACCGCACGAGACGAGGGGCGAGGAGCCGGTGCTGTTCGTCTCGCTCACCGCCGACTCCAACGTCACCGAAGCCGAGATCGACGCTCACGTGAAAGAGTCGCTCTCCAAATACAAGTGGCCCGTCGACATCATCGTCGTCGACGAGGTGCCCAAGAATCCGGTCGGGAAGATCGACAAGCCCTCGCTGCGTCAGCGACTGGCCGCGCCCGTCCCCACCACGTAAATCACCGTTCGACTTCTCCGGAAAGGACCACGATGGGCCTGTTGTCTCCGACCCTGCCCGACATCGACCTCGGACACTGGCGGCGTCTGCCGCAGCTCGAGCGACTGAAGCTGCAGGTCCAGCATTGGGGCGAGCACGGTTTCGGCACACCTGCCGGCGCGTATCTGTTCTACGTCGTCAAGATGATCGCGTACGTCACGATCCCCCTGTGGATCATCTCGTCGTCGACACCACAACTGGGTACCCTGTCCGAGATCGGGTCGTGGTGGACCGAGCCGATCGTTTTCCAGAAGTTCGTGCTGTTCACCGTCCTGTTCGAGGTGCTGGGATTCGGGTGCGGCTCGGGGCCGTTGACCATGCGCTTCTTTCCCCCGGTCGGCGGGTTCACCTACTGGCTACGGCCAGGGACGGTGCGGCTGGCACCGTGGCCGAACAAGGTCCCCCTCACCAACGGCGACACCCGCACCATCGCCGATGTCGCCGCATACGTGGTGCTTCTCGGAGCACTGATCTGGGGTCTGGTCTCCGACGGCGTCCCCGGTGGAACAGGTGCAGCCGGGATGCTCGACCCGGTGTTTCCGATCGCTGTGATCATCGCATTGGTCGTCGTCGGGTTACGAGACAAGACCATCTTTCTCGCGGCTCGCTCCGACCAGTACTTCGTGATGATCGTCGCCTTCTTGTTCCCCTTCGTCGACATGATCATCGCGCTCAAGCTCGTCATGCTCGCAATCTGGTGGGGTGCAGCGACATCCAAGCTGAATCATCACTTCCCCTTCGTGGTGGCAGTGATGATTTCCAACAGTCCGCTGCTGCCGAGCACGTGGCTCAAACGAAAGCTGTACCGCAACTTCCCCGACGACATGCGTCCGTCGACGTTCGCGAAATTCGCTGCGCACCAAGGAACGGTGATCGAATACGTTCTGCCGGCCATCCTGATCTTCTCGATGAATTCGACGCTGACGACCGTGGTGCTGATCGGGATGACGATCTTCCACCTGTTCATCCTGTCGACCTTCCCGGCCGGGGTACCGCTGGAATGGAACCTGTTCGTCATCGGGGCAGCGTGGTTCCTCTTCGGCAACTACACCGGCAGCGAATACTCGCTGTGGAACGCCACCACCGTGTGGCCGTACGTGATCGTCGTAGCACTGATCGCGGGCATCGTCGTCGGAGGTACCAAGCCGCAGTGGATCTCGTTCCTCATGGGAATGCGGTACTACGCGGGGAACTGGGCCACCAACACCTGGATCATGCGGCCCGGCATCGAAGAACGACTGCAGGCAGAGATCACCAAATCGGCACCGATGACGAAATTTCAGCTGCTCAAGCTCTACGACGAAGACACTGCCGAGTTCATGATGCAGAAGTTCAGTGCCTGGCGGTCCATGCACAGTCACGGCCGGGCACACATGGGCCTGATCTCGCGTGCTGTCGACAATCGCGAGGACTACGTCATCCGGGAGGGCGAGTTCATCGCCGGGGCAGTGCTGGGCTGGAATTTCGGCGAAGGGCACCTGCACAATCACCAGATGCTCGAGGCCTTGCACCGCAGGTGCCAGTTCGCCGACGGCGACATCCGAGTGGTCATGATCGAAGGACAACCGATGCACCGAGCAACCCAAAGCTACCGAATCGTCGACGCCGCAACCGGTCTCATCGAGGAAGGGACGGTTGCAGTGGCGGACATGATCACCCGCCAGTCCTGGCTCGACGAGACCGGGTTCATTCCGGTCACCGTCACCGCACGGCCCGACACAGTGGGTCGACAGTGACGACAGCGACCGTCGTCGGATCCGGGCCGAACGGGCTCGCCGCGGCGGTGACCCTGGCGATGGCCGGAGTCGAGGTGACCGTCCTGGAAATGGCCGACAAGGTCGGCGGCGGTACCAGAACCTCCGAACTCACCTTGCCGGGTGTGCTGCACGACGACTGCTCTGCGGTGCACCCGGTGGGTGCAGCGTCGCCGTTCTTCAACAGCCTGAACCTCGCCGCCCACGGATTGACGTGGAAACATCCGGAGATCGCTGCGGTGCAACCCCTGGACAACGGCCGCGCCGGGGTGATCCACCGATCCGTCGCGGACACCGCGGCCGGACTCGGCATCGACGGCGCTGCCTGGCAGCGGTTCTTCGGACCCCTGTCGGACCGATTCGACGATTTGACCACCGACTTCTTCCGGCCGCTCCTGCACGTGCCCCGTCACCCCATCACGTTGACCAAATTCGGCATCAATGCGCTGGCACCGGCGTCGCTGACCGCTCGGCGGTTCAAGACGCCGGAGGCACGCGCGGCGTTCTCCGGTGTCGCGGCCCACGCACTGTATCCACTGACGCGGCCGACCACCTCCGCTGTCGGGGTGATGATGATCGCTGCGGGACACAAATACGGGTGGCCGGTGGCCGAGGGCGGCTCCCGAGCGATCAGCGACGCGATGGTCTCGATACTGACCGAATACGGCGGAAAGATCGAGACCGGCGTCAGAGTGACTCGTCTTCAACAGATTCCACCGAGCGACATCGTGATGCTCGATCTGTCACCGACCGCGATCGCCGACATCGCCGGCGACGCGCTGCCCAAGCGAGTGGCCCGGCCCTACCGTCGATGGCGTTACGGGCCAGGAGCCTTCAAACTGGACCTCGCCGTCGACGACGGAATTCCATGGACCAACGAGAACGCCCGGCGCGCCGGAACAGTACACCTCGGTGGAACATTCGAGGAGGTGGCAGCTGCCGAACGCGATGTCCACCGAGGCATCATGCCGCGACGGCCGTTCGTTCTGCTCGGCCAGCAGTATTTGGCCGACCCGAGCCGCTCTCGGGGAAATGTTCACCCGATCTGGACCTACGCCCACGTCCCCCACGGCTACACCGGTGATGCCAGCGAGGTGATCATCGACCAGATCGAACGTTTCGCACCCGGATTCCGCAAACGCATCGTGGGCCGCGCTGTTCGATCGACAACCCAGATGCCCACCTACAACCCCAACTACGTCGGAGGCGACATCGTCACCGGCTCCAACGACCCCGGCCAGGTGGCGTTGCGCCCACGCATCAGCATCGACCCGTATTGGACAGGCATCGATGGCGTCTACATCTGTTCGGCAGCTACACCTCCGGGAGGAGGCGTCCACGGAATGGGCGGATACAACGCAGCGCAGGTCGCGCTGCGTCGATCGAGAAGTCGCTAGAACGCCCGCCCCGCCCCGGTGGCCTCGACCGGTCGGGTCGGAACCCGATGCCCTGTCCACCACAACCCGCGGCGGAGTCCGAACATGAATGTGTACGGCCAGTTGACCCTGCTCCTGCTCTTCATGCTGTCCCCGATTCTGATTCCCGGTGTGGTTCACGTGATCGGGAAGATCACCGACGCTCTCGAACACAGAGCTCACAGGCGACGAGCCGACTAGAGGGCGCAGGTGGGTCGCACCGCCGAGGTTGTTCATCGACGTCTCGTCGACGAACTCGAGGCTTTGGCGCGGTGGCTCCCCGAATGCACCGGCAGTCAACAGCTTTCGGGACGCGCAGGATCGTCGAGGACGGTATCGGCCTCCGAGCACGATCGCCGTAGCGAAGCCGCACGATCAGGCTGGAGGGACCGCCCGCAACGTGAGAGGCACGTTCTCGGCCAGGAACGAAAGCTGATCGGCGATGACCGAGGTGAACATGGGTTCGACGTACGGATCGAAGTGACCGCCCGAATAGGTGCGTACCGTGGCTTTGCGCACTTTCGCCGCGGCGCGTTGCGCGACCGACGCCGGGGTGACGGCATCCTCGGACGCGATCTGCACCAGCGTCGGGCAGTCGATCGCCGACATCGTGCGGCCCGGGGAATACCGCCAGATCTTCAACAGTATCCGCGCCGCCACGGTCTCGGGGTATTCGCCGTCCTTCAGGCCCGACTCGAGGACCAAGCGGTCACGCCCAGTCATCGCGTCGGGTGAGACCATCACAGCGCGTGCACCCGGTAGCCCGACACTGTCGACGTAGCGCGGCGACCGCCCGAGCACAGCGCGGACGCTGTCGGTGATGGCGGCCGGTGCCAGCCGCAACGCCTGCCTCAACCCGGTGGCGCGAACGGCGGCGATGCCGTCGATGTGGGGCACCTGCGCGATGACCGCTGCGAACCCAACGCCGTTGCCCGCCAACGTGAGTACGTGACCGCCGGCGAACGACGTCCCCCACCCGACGATTCGGTTCTCGTCGACGCCGTCGAGAGAGCGAGCGAAGTCGACCGCGTGTCGCCAATCGGCAAGCTGCGAACCCACGTCCAACAACTGGCGCGGTTCGCCGTCACTGTCCCCGAAGTACCGATAGTCGAAGACGCAGACCACGTAGCCCGCCTCGACGAAACGCTCGGCGTAGGCGTAGAGGCGCACCGCCCGAGGAGTACCGAATCCATGCGCCATCACGATCGCCGGCCGTGGTCTGTCGACGGACGCAGCGGGACGAAAGACCGTTGCCGCGCAACGAACTCCGTCCGACACGAACGACGTCTCGGTACGGGTGAAGCCGGAGTGTTCGTCGGTGGTCACGCGTTGGTCTCTCGTTCTGTAGCAGGGTGGTGATCGGATCTCACGACTTGAAAGGATTGAGGGTTTTGCCGAGGTAGTAGCCGATGCGAGTCGGAATCGGCTTCGCTGCAGCAGCAGTCACCTTGTTGACCAGCCCGGGCACGCACACCGGCGTGCCGTTGTTCACGGCCCGCCACCCTTCTCGGACGACGTCCTCGGGGCTCTGCCACAGCAGAGCGGGCAGCTTGGAGGTCGCTGCATCTCGGGTTCCCATCACGTCGTGGAACTCACTGTGGGTGAAACCGGGGCAGAGCGCAGTCACGTGGATGCCGTGCGGGCGCAACTCCATGTCGAGTGCTTGCGACATGTCGAGCACATAGGACTTGATTCCGGTGTACAGCAGACTTGCACCAGGGGGAAGCAATGCCGCCAACGACGACAGATTCACGATTCGGCCGTATCCGCGTTCTTTCATGCCGGGCACCATGAGATGAGCGAGTTCGGTGACGGCAGTGATCATCACCTGTATCTCCGCGGCGTGCGCGTCGAACGGAGCATCTGCGAAGGTGGAGTTCCCCGACATGCCGGCGTTGTTGACGAGGATGTCGACGTCGACGCCGAGGGATGTCGTCCGATCGAAAATTGCCCGGGGTGCCGAGCGATCGGCGAGATCCGCGGGCACGACGTCGCATCGCACATCGTGCCGAGACGACAGCTCGTCCGCCAGGGCGGTGAGCCGGTCCTCGCGTCGCGCGACGAGAACGAGGTCGTGTCCCTCGGCGGCGAGGTGTCGAGCAAATGCCGCGCCTATGCCCGCTGATGCTCCGGTGATCAGCGCGGTTCTTCCGGTCTTCGCCATCGACGGGCCTCCACTCTTGAACGGTATTCAAGGACGGTAGCAGGGTCTTGAAGACCATTCAAGATATGGTTGGTCGTATGCCCAGGAATCGCGGACTTCACGACCGGGAGAGCAAGCGCGAGGACATCGTGGTCGCCGCCCGCGAAATGTTCGTATCCGACGGCTTCGATCGCACCTCGATCAGCCGTCTGGCGAAAGCAGCAGGCGTCACTGCGAACACGCTGTACTGGTACTTCGGAGACAAGGACGACATCCTGGTCGCTGTTCTGACAGCCATCGCCGCCGAGGACGCCACGGATTACCTCCAGATCGTCGATCTACCACTGGCCGACCGGCTGTACTGGCTGGTGGAGCGGCTCCGCAGAGTCGGCCCACTGGTCTCCACCGTGCACGATCGGGTGACCGAGTCCGAGGCCATCGATCAGTGGCACAACGGGTTTCATGCCTTCGCGGAATCGCTGTTCGCCGCCGATATCGCGGCTGCAGGACTGTCCGGAGAGGCGGCCGATGCCATGCTCCGCATCGGTACGTTCGTCGTCGAGGGATTGCTGACTCACGCAGCGTCGCCCGAAGTCTCCCGAGCAGTCATCGAGCAACTCGTCGACACCATCGCACCCTCATCAGGAAGTAACCCACTATGAGTACCGAACCCGATACCGCTTCGACCGGTCGTCCGCGAGTCGCAGCCGACCACGCCGACTCGGAATCGATCATCGCGATTCCCAGCATGGACCCGTTCTATCGGGCCCCTGCCGGTTTCGAGCGCACGGAGCCGGGAACCGTGTTGCGGTCCCGCGCGGTGACCCTCGCGTTGTTCGGTGTCATTCGGCAGAAGGTGTCGGCGTGGCAACTTCTGTACCGGACCACCAGCCTCGACGGGGCAGCGCGTGTCGCGGTCACGACGGTGGTTCTTCCCGTCGGGGGCCGAGCGCGACCGGAGCGAGCACTGCTGTCCTATCAGTGCGCGATCGACGCCGTGTCGGATCGGTGTTTCCCGTCCTACGTTCTGCGGGCGGGCGCTCGAGCCGTCGGCTCCGTACCGCAGTTCGAGTTCATGATCATCCTGTACGCACTGCGCCGCGGATGGGTTCTGTCCCTTCCCGATCACGAGGGCATGGACGGGCTGTGGGGAGCACCGATCGAGCCCGGTTACTGCACACTCGACGGCGTCCGCGCGGCACTGTCTTTCGAGCCGCTCGACCTCACAGCC
This genomic window contains:
- a CDS encoding TetR/AcrR family transcriptional regulator, which gives rise to MSATYHVVVPSTHREDPAPAQGAARTQRRHRSAGQARREALLRAAIDVIAAHGVAGVTHRAVTEAAGVPLATVSYFFDSIDDLTTEAIRTFTARRVEELHTRVEQSADSSVPGALVNQTVADNRLSDRAQILAMFESYLYAAREPSMRDLVTDMLGSFEALAATTLRIAGAPSPEPIARSFVALVDGYSLHSMASDRQQVQTAELNDALSAMFLGYLLQQGHTEQAINMAADRRK
- a CDS encoding PucR family transcriptional regulator encodes the protein MRLPFHDAGTTTSVDAVVATVIAEMSAHLVEESRNIRQVLEREIAELGTGSQLAELLGASIEGNVDTVFHVLQHGITADHLHAPSAAMEYARRLAQNGIPVTALVRAYRLGQTTLLDRVFARIQASSIDPVVGLQVSHRILSISSVYIDWISERVVTAYQVEHERWLANRNNVRATRIRELLSTGERSDESRLTRQIGYELAQHHCAAIVWMRELDADRDALPELERVARQMCETVEGRPNPLFVAADRLSAWVWIPLGHKPDRLAIDAVRNGLEPVDLGDVRVALGTSQYGSAGFRSSHLQAQRTLSIARLGDDARRTITYYGDPGLAMSSIVGSDIARAHEWIRATLGRLADNTEAAQRLRETLRAYFDCRSSHKATALALHLHYNTVKYRVKSAEQMLGRPISADRFDIEQALVLQSWLGDDALHSS
- a CDS encoding class I adenylate-forming enzyme family protein, whose amino-acid sequence is MHLPDLPDLRDGAAPSAPALADDRVALTNAEFRDAVRTAASVLSGHGISRGDVVAIMLPNQVEFVVALFAAWRLGAAATPVNPSLTAREIGFQLDDCAAALVVTAPELASKTPDDIARLTELTEQPDAARHTDDPVQTTPGDLALLIYTSGTTGKPKGVMLDHANLSAMTAMSIEAFTLDAEVHSLLILPLFHVNGIVVSILSPLAAGGRATIAGRFDPSSFFDRVEAARPTFFSGVPAIFAVLTHLPETVTPDTSSLRYAVCGAAPASPALLAAFEARFGVPVVEGYGLSEGTCASTVNPLNGTRKPGTVGLPLPGQRIRVVDENGATIDDGRPGEVLVKGANVMRGYLGRPDETAATVQDGWLRTGDIGRIDEDGYLTLVDRAKDMIIRNGENIYPKEIENIVYQLAGVYEAAVVGQPHETRGEEPVLFVSLTADSNVTEAEIDAHVKESLSKYKWPVDIIVVDEVPKNPVGKIDKPSLRQRLAAPVPTT
- a CDS encoding membrane protein, whose protein sequence is MSGNEHDQGPRAGPPEIAEAVSVLLIADPGKPTALAHKLAKKLPERLRHRDRNERRWTVSVRSEPYLSDEQADFADAIDAVEPSSENDDVVVYLTDLPRRDDTVPVVADVSAAHLFALVSIAAVGGIRIEDRVRAVAELAIAFVLGEPTLAPAGAQRRFPSQQIDSGTRYFAPRGLRRLRLLSGMVRANRPWRLVTGLSKVLVGAFATGAFALATNTIWQFADTMGPWRMSAATSLSITAMVLWLVLDHQLWERPTSPNERERSVLYNTATVVTLVIGVLVLHVALFGLLLLTASIALPPPLLSSTLGHAVSFSDYLTLAWLLASIATLGGALGSGLEDDTAVTDAAYGIRQRQRIEQTQKRSTKAQ
- a CDS encoding SRPBCC family protein → MTTDLRWPGKAADEEFLADGLGLIDVSVPLRASAEAVWEAFADLHGSVFFPGFREEHSAPVPGREGTVRRLSTPGGVMKFDEYYFLWDDLTRRRAFYVAGYSRRPILSTVIAEEHRVVRDGSGSVLHWRFVVEPTPFLRLLSLVVTPVLSALLRRRFSARLDAL